The region CTTTCTCGGGTCCGGCCATGATGTCGAGGTGGTACTCGGAGACGGCCGCCAGCGGTGAGTCCGGGTTGTTGGTGACCGCGAGCGTGATGGCGCCGGCCTCACGGGCGGCCCGGGTCGAGGCGACCAGGTCCGGGGAGCCGCCGGACTGGCTGACGGTGATGACCAGGACGTCGGTGAGATCGGGGCGCGCGCCGTACGCCGTGGTCGTCGACATCGAGGTGAGCCCGCACGGCAGGCCCAGCTGGATCTCCAGCAGGTACTTCGCGTACAGGGCGGCGTTGTCGGAGGTGCCGCGGGCGGTGAGCAGCACGAAGCGGGGTTCGCGGGCCGCGATCTGCCGGGCCACTTCCTGGATCCGCGGCGCGCCCGCCTCCAGGATCCGGCGCAGCACGTCGGGCTGCTCGGCCATCTCCCGGGCCATGATCCGACCCGGGCGGTCGTCGTCGGTCCGGGGGTCCGGGGTAGGGGCGGACATGGGGCCTCCTGGGGACGTTCCGGTCGTACGCGTCGACCGTGGGCCGGTGCGGGGTGGTGCGCGGTGGTACGGGGTGGTGCGTGCGATGCGGATCGCGGGGATCGGTATCAGCATCTCATCGCCCGTGGGCAGGGCTTTATCGGGTGTGCAGCTACTCACGGGGGTGGGAAGCGGGCGTCCGGGCGGCGGGCGAGGAGGGTGGCGAGGGCCGCTCGGGAGGAGACGCCGGTTTTGCGGTAGACGCGGGACAGGTGGGTCTCGACCGTGCGGTGGCTCAGGGAGAGCCGTTCCGCGATCGCGGGACTGGTGAGGCCCTGGGCGACCAGTTCGGCGACCTCCCGTTCACGGGTCGTGAGGGTTGCGAGGCCGCGTCCGGGCGCTTCGGCGGCCCGGGTCACCTCGGGCTGGATCAGTTCGGCCAGGCCGGTCAGCATCTGGGCGCCCCCGGCGGCGGCCAGTCGCTGTCCCCGGCGCCAGGCCGCCACACCCCGGCGTGGGTCGGTCGGGGCGGTCGCCAGCACGGGGGCGCCGAGGAGCAGGGAGTACGCCTCCCAGAACGCGGCCCCGCTGCGGGCGCTCTCGGCGGCGGCCCCGGCGAAGAGTTCGGCCGCCGCGTTCGGGTCGCCCTGGCCCAGCGGGATGTGGGCGGCGCTGCGCAGGGCGGAGGCGCGCTGGATGGGCAGGTCGAGTTGTTCGGCCTCCTTGCGGGCCCGTTCGGCCCAGGCGTCGGCCGCGTCGTGGTCGCCCGTGGCGACGGCCGCGGTCACGAGGATCTCCAGGAACAGAGGGCGCATGGAGGGTTGAAGACCGTGCAGGCCGGGGCCGCCCGCGTGGAGCAGCGCGTCCCGGGCCCGGTCCGGGTCGCCGCCGACCAGGGCCGCGTAGCCGAGCATGCACCAGGCGATCGAGGCCCACCAGTTGCCGCCGAGGCCGGCCGCGGCCACCGCCGCCTCGGCCATGGCGAGCGGCCGGGGATCGCCGGGTGGGCAGGCGGCGATCAGCGCGTGGGCCTTGGTGCCGAGGACGAAGGCCAGCAGTTCGTCGCTGCCGATGCCACGGGCGATGTCCTCGGCCTCCTCCGACAGCTCGACGGCCGAGGGCAGTCGGCAGACCTGGATCCGGATGTGTGCCTTGCACAACAGCAGGTGCGGAAGGAGGTAGAGCTGTCCGCTGCGCCGGGCGATCGCCAGGCCCCGGTCGGCGTGCCGTTCGGCGTCGGCGAAGCGTTCGAGGAACGCCTCGGCCCAGCCGAGCCGGGCGAGCGGCTCGCACAGGCCGGTGAGGTCGTCGTCGGGGAGCGAGTCCACGAGAGCCCCGGCCCGGTGGGCGTAGCCGCCGGCCGCGGCCATGTCCCCCTCGTACGCCTCGCCGAGCGCGGCGACCGCCAGCGCGCACGCCTCGCCGGCCTCGTCCCCGAGGTCACGGGCCGTGGACAGGGTCCGGGCGACATCGGCTCGTACGGTCGGGTAGGAGGTGTCGTGCGGTGCGGAGGAGCCGAGTTCCAGGCCCAGCGCCACGGCGTCGGCCGGTGAGGGGCCCGGACTGCGGTGCAGTTCGCGGCGCAGGAGCGCGACCGCCTCCGAGTACCGGCCGAGATGGCGCTCCATGACGGCGCACAGCACGACCGCGGCCGTCCGCACGCCGGAGCCGTCGGCCGTGTCGGAGCCGTCGGCCGTGTCGGAGCCGTCGGCCGTGTCGGAGTCGTGGTGGGTGGCGCCGGTCCGGTCGGGCAGGGCGATCAGGGTGTGCAGCAGGTCGCGGCTCTCGCGGAGTTGGCCGCAGGCGCCCAGGGCGCGGGCCCGGGTCAAAGTCAGGGTCTGGCGCCGGGGAGCGTGTTCGGGTGTGTGCGGGAGATGGCGCAGCACCACGTCCAGCCAGTGTGCGCAGCTGGCGGGGGCGGTGTGGGCGGCCTGTTCGGCGGCCTCGATCAGAACGGCGGCGGTCGACGGGTCCCAGCCGGACAGCGAGCGCTCGGCGTGGTGGGCCCGCTCGGCCACCGGGGCGCCCAAGCGGGTCAGTTCAGCGGCGGCCAGGCCGTGGATCCGGGTGCGCAGCCAGGGGGCGATGCTCTCGTGGACGAGGCTGCGCAGGACCGGGTGCCGCAGGGCCAGCCGGCCGTCCGGGCCCGTGCGCAGCAGATCCCGCCGGACCAGCGCCGCCAGGTCGTCGGCGAGCTCGGCGTCGTCGCGGCCGGTCACGGGGCCGAGCATCGAGGTCGTGGCGTGGGCGCCGAGTACCGCGACGACCTCGGTCACGCGCAGCTGGGAGGGCGTCAGAGGGGTCAGTTCGTCGAGGAGGAGCGCTCCCAGGCCGGTCATGGAGAGGCGGCTCAGCGGGGCTCCCTCGCGGTGCGCGTGCAGGAGGGTGAGGAGGTAGAGGGGGTTGCCCTCGCTGGCCGCGAAGAGTTCGGCGGCCTCGGTGCGCGGCAGATCGGGGGCGAGCCCTTCGACGGACTCGCGTTCGCGGAGCGGGCCCAGCTCGATGCGCCGCACCGCGCCGGTGTCCGCGCCCCTGGCGAGGGCCGCGGCGAGCGGGGCCGGGGTCTGGCGGGCGCGGCGTGCGACGACCAGGAGGACCGGGGCGCGCACCGGATGGCGTACGAGGTGGTCGAGCAGTTCCAGGGAGGCGGCGTCCGCCCAGTGCATGTCGTCGAGGACGAGCACCGTCGGCGAGGCTCCGACGTGGGCCAGCAGGTCGGCGGTGGCGCGGTGGAGGCTGAAGCGGTCGGCCAGGCGCGGGGTGGCGCCCAGGACCGGGGCGACCTGGGCGGCGGCCGGGAAGGTGGCGAGCGCGGTGGGGTCGAGGTCGGCGAGGGCGTCGGTGAACGGCTGGAAGGGGATGTGGCGTTCGTACTCCGTGGCTCGGCCGCGCAGTACGGTCGACCCGCGCCGCTCGGCCCGTAGGCACAGTTCGTGGACCAGTCGGCTCTTGCCGATGCCCGCGTCACCGGTGAGGTCGGCCACCGCCGGTCCGTGGTCCGCGCGAGCCGACCCGTCGAGTAATCGCTCGAGTCGCTCCAGCTCCGCCGCCCTGCCGACGAGGGGCGTCCGGTCCCCGTCTGCCGCCCGGTCCGTCGCCATGCCCGTATCCATCCCTCCCCCCGTCCCGCCGTGTGTCCCTCCCCCGCCCGTGGTGACACCCCTTGAAGATTCCTGTCGCACGGCACCGACAAACCGGCCGCGGCGGGATGCTCGCGACGCATTGCGTAGTCGGGGTCCGTGAATCTACGGATGCCCGTTCCGGCTCGGGCGATTTGACTGGGTCTGCTCGGGGGAGGGCCGAGGGCGACGACAGGGACGGAGGAAGGCGCCGTCTGCGGGGGCGGTGCCCTGTCGTCGCCGTGGGCCTGGCTGCCGTACCCCGGCGGAGAATCGCGGACACCGCCATCGCCGATGCGTCGAGGAGCCGGCGACGGGCCGTGGGTGGGACACCTTTGCTAGATTGGTCTACACCACACGTGTTCCCTCACGGTTCCCGGCGAGCCCCTCTCCAGATCGGCAGGCCCAGCGTGGAAGTTGTCATCGTTCCCGATGCCAAGGCGGGCGGCGAGCTGATCGCCGAGGCCATGGCGGAGCTGCTCCGGCGCAAGCCCGACGCTCTGCTCGGCGTAGCCACCGGCTCGACGCCGCTGCCCATCTACCAGGCACTGGTGGCGAAGGTGGGCTCCGGTGCCGTGGACGCCTCGCGGGCGCGGGTCGCCCAGCTCGACGAGTACGTGGGGCTGCCGGCCGAGCACCCCGAGTCGTACCGCTCGGTGCTGCGGCGCGAGGTGCTCGAACCGCTGGGGTTGGGCATGGACGCGTTCATGGGCCCGGACGGCACCGCCGAGGACGTCCAGGCCGCGTGCGAGGCGTACGACAAGGCGCTGGCCACGGCCGGTGGCGTCGACCTCCAGCTGCTCGGGATCGGCACCGACGGGCACATCGGGTTCAACGAGCCCTGCTCCTCGCTCGCCTCGCGGACCCGGATCAAGACGCTGACCGAGCAGACCCGGGTCGACAACGCGCGGTTCTTCGGGGGCGACATCGAGCAGGTGCCGCATCACGTCATCACCCAGGGCATCGGCACGATCCTGGAGGCGCGGCATCTCGTCCTGCTGGCCACGGGTGAGGGCAAGGCGGACGCGGTCGCGGCGACCGTGGAGGGGCCGGTGGCCGCGGTGTGCCCCGCCTCGGCTCTCCAGCTGCACCCGCACGCCACGGTCGTCGTGGACGAGGCCGCCGCGTCCAAGCTGAAGCTGGCGGACTACTTCCGGCACACGTTCGCGAACAAGCCGGACTGGCAGGGGATCTGACTGCCCCCGAGGGCGCGAAGAGAAGCGCGAAGGGGAAGAAGGAAACAAGGAAGGTGCCGGGCCCCTGAGGTCCGGCACCTTCCTTGTCTTCCGTCTCGCAGGCCGTCACTCGCCCGCGATGACCTCCGCCGCCGCCCGGCCGCACACCCTCGCCGCGCCGTGCGTGGCGATGTGGAGGGCGCCCCGGGGCGGGGCCTGGGGGATGCCCATCTCGACCACGATCGTGTCGGGGCGTTCCCGCAACAGTGTGTCCAGGGCGGTCGCCATCCAGGGGTGCCGGTGTTCGTCGCGGACGACGGCGACCACGCGGCGGCTGCCCGCGGCGGCCAGGGCCGCCGTTGCCGCCCCCTCCCCCGCGAAGCTGCCCGTCTCCGTGCCGGGCAGCAGCCGGGCCAGTTCCGCGGCCACGCCCCAGGGGGTCTCGTCACCGACGGCGATGTTCGCCACCGGGGTGAAGGCCGCGACGAACGGCGCTGCGCCCACCGGCTCGTACGACGGCGCGC is a window of Streptomyces mirabilis DNA encoding:
- a CDS encoding helix-turn-helix transcriptional regulator is translated as MATDRAADGDRTPLVGRAAELERLERLLDGSARADHGPAVADLTGDAGIGKSRLVHELCLRAERRGSTVLRGRATEYERHIPFQPFTDALADLDPTALATFPAAAQVAPVLGATPRLADRFSLHRATADLLAHVGASPTVLVLDDMHWADAASLELLDHLVRHPVRAPVLLVVARRARQTPAPLAAALARGADTGAVRRIELGPLRERESVEGLAPDLPRTEAAELFAASEGNPLYLLTLLHAHREGAPLSRLSMTGLGALLLDELTPLTPSQLRVTEVVAVLGAHATTSMLGPVTGRDDAELADDLAALVRRDLLRTGPDGRLALRHPVLRSLVHESIAPWLRTRIHGLAAAELTRLGAPVAERAHHAERSLSGWDPSTAAVLIEAAEQAAHTAPASCAHWLDVVLRHLPHTPEHAPRRQTLTLTRARALGACGQLRESRDLLHTLIALPDRTGATHHDSDTADGSDTADGSDTADGSGVRTAAVVLCAVMERHLGRYSEAVALLRRELHRSPGPSPADAVALGLELGSSAPHDTSYPTVRADVARTLSTARDLGDEAGEACALAVAALGEAYEGDMAAAGGYAHRAGALVDSLPDDDLTGLCEPLARLGWAEAFLERFADAERHADRGLAIARRSGQLYLLPHLLLCKAHIRIQVCRLPSAVELSEEAEDIARGIGSDELLAFVLGTKAHALIAACPPGDPRPLAMAEAAVAAAGLGGNWWASIAWCMLGYAALVGGDPDRARDALLHAGGPGLHGLQPSMRPLFLEILVTAAVATGDHDAADAWAERARKEAEQLDLPIQRASALRSAAHIPLGQGDPNAAAELFAGAAAESARSGAAFWEAYSLLLGAPVLATAPTDPRRGVAAWRRGQRLAAAGGAQMLTGLAELIQPEVTRAAEAPGRGLATLTTREREVAELVAQGLTSPAIAERLSLSHRTVETHLSRVYRKTGVSSRAALATLLARRPDARFPPP
- the nagB gene encoding glucosamine-6-phosphate deaminase; the protein is MEVVIVPDAKAGGELIAEAMAELLRRKPDALLGVATGSTPLPIYQALVAKVGSGAVDASRARVAQLDEYVGLPAEHPESYRSVLRREVLEPLGLGMDAFMGPDGTAEDVQAACEAYDKALATAGGVDLQLLGIGTDGHIGFNEPCSSLASRTRIKTLTEQTRVDNARFFGGDIEQVPHHVITQGIGTILEARHLVLLATGEGKADAVAATVEGPVAAVCPASALQLHPHATVVVDEAAASKLKLADYFRHTFANKPDWQGI